From a single Arachis hypogaea cultivar Tifrunner chromosome 3, arahy.Tifrunner.gnm2.J5K5, whole genome shotgun sequence genomic region:
- the LOC112790985 gene encoding uncharacterized protein isoform X2, which yields MTMDKRMWIDEETEAFVGFMEECVVDGLKADCGQFRPGTFEKLALKMLEAFPTCTVTAKHCKNKHKRLKEKYQYASEMLACSGFGWNSEKQCIDVDSGDVLDAWMKAHPTKFYTPGKPFPLFHRLEGIFGKDRATGAGAVSGFDAQEQVQEEEENHCPSLDDFGMSANVSFHEGQGAGSHSDACAASGRHSGKKRKQNDILERMVEQVQFSTAEQGRNAQVLADAISGVNEKFMVGEKLEQLGFDNDEVVQVAVKFANNAQMEKVFWGLKDSQKSGYVRSILN from the exons ATGACAATGGACAAACGCATGTGGATTGATGAAGAAACTGAAGCATTTGTTGGTTTCATGGAGGAGTGTGTTGTTGATGGTTTGAAAGCTGATTGTGGACAATTTAGACCAGgaacttttgaaaaattagcccTGAAGATGTTGGAAGCATTCCCAACTTGTACGGTAACTGCCAAGCATTGCAAGAATAAGCATAAGCGACTGAAGGAGAAGTATCAATATGCCTCTGAGATGCTGGCATGCAGTGGATTTGGGTGGAATTCTGAAAAACAGTGCATAGATGTTGACAGTGGAGACGTTCTTGATGCGTGGATGAAG GCACACCCAACCAAATTTTATACTCCTGGTAAGCCATTCCCTTTGTTCCACCGATTAGAGGGTATATTCGGAAAGGATCGAGCCACGGGTGCAGGTGCAGTCAGTGGTTTTGACGCACAGGAGCAAGttcaagaggaggaggaaaatcATTGTCCAAGTTTGGACGATTTTGGAATGTCAGCAAATGTAAGTTTTCATGAAGGACAAGGAGCAGGTTCACACTCTGATGCTTGTGCAGCTAGCGGAAGGCATTCGGGAAAGAAGCGGAAGCAAAATGATATTCTAGAGAGGATGGTTGAACAGGTGCAATTTTCAACTGCTGAACAAGGAAGGAACGCCCAAGTTCTTGCTGATGCTATATCTGGGGTGAATGAGAAGTTCATGGTCGGTGAGAAGCTTGAACAACTTGGATTCGATAACGATGAGGTGGTGCAGGTTGCAGTGAAGTTTGCTAATAATGCACAGATGGAGAAGGTTTTCTGGGGTTTGAAGGATTCTCAGAAGAGTGGTTATGTGCGATCCATTCTCAATTAG
- the LOC112790985 gene encoding uncharacterized protein isoform X1 has translation MERSEIIKRCVSFYETMRSKHDNLMLNFVLTLFVYFRNRSSGEVSLGGRMNSRIRRDALERIIGEGDRNCIWELRMNTNAFANLCELLQVQGGLCEDGQVSLPEQVASFLIILAHHKKNRSLQVRFCRSGETVSKYFNKVLKAIIRIQNLLFAKASPVEEDCIDPTWRKFKGCLGVLDGTYIEVTVPESDKSRYRTRKGKICTNVLGVCNRDMSFVYVLSGWEGSASDSRILRDAITRGNSLKIPHGNYYLVDAGYTNGPGFLAPYRGTRYHVREWAQGTRAPCNYQEYFNRKHSSARNVIERCFGLLKKRWSILRSPSFYPIKTQNQIIIACCLLQNFIRKNMDMDPEEQTSFLDEFLPVEEEAPDELIDVVENTNEWTQWRDNIAIEMYEEWRTSRTE, from the exons ATGGAGCGGTCGGAGATTATTAAACGATGTGTTTCTTTTTATGAAACGATGAGATCGAAGCATGATAATTTGATGTTGAACTTTGTTCTTACATTATTTGTGTACTTTAGGAATAGAAGTAGTGGGGAAGTGTCATTAGGCGGAAGAATGAATAGTAGAATTAGACGTGATGCTTTAGAGCGTATTATTGGTGAGGGTGATAGGAATTGTATTTGGGAGTTAAGAATGAACACAAATGCATTTGCTAATTTGTGCGAATTGCTTCAAGTCCAAGGAGGACTTTGTGAGGATGGTCAAGTAAGCTTGCCGGAACAAGTTGCAAGTTTTTTAATTATCTTAGCTCATCACAAGAAAAACCGTAGTCTACAAGTTAGATTTTGTAGGTCTGGGGAAACAGTTAGTAAGTATTTCAATAAGGTTTTAAAGGCTATTATACGTATACAAAACTTGTTATTCGCCAAGGCCTCACCGGTTGAAGAGGATTGCATAGACCCAACATGGAGAAAGTTTAAG GGTTGCTTGGGAGTATTAGATGGCACTTATATAGAGGTGACAGTCCCCGAGTCTGATAAGTCAAGATATAGAACAAGGAAGGGTAAAATATGTACTAATGTCCTAGGAGTGTGTAACCGAGATATGAGCTTTGTTTATGTACTTAGTGGATGGGAGGGATCGGCATCTGATTCAAGAATACTTCGAGATGCAATCACTCGTGGTAATAGTCTCAAGATACCTCATG GTAATTACTATTTAGTGGATGCGGGTTACACAAATGGTCCTGGGTTCCTAGCACCATATAGAGGCACTCGCTATCATGTTAGAGAGTGGGCTCAAGGAACACGTGCACCTTGCAACTATCAGGAGTATTTTAATAGAAAGCATTCTTCTGCTAGGAATGTCATAGAGCGATGCTTTGGATTACTTAAGAAGAGATGGTCAATTTTAAGAAGTCCTAGCTTTTACCCTATAAAAACACAAAATCAGATCATAATTGCTTGTTGTCTGTTGCAAAATTTTATTCGGAAGAACATGGATATGGATCCGGAAGAGCAAACTAGCTTCTTAGATGAATTTCTACCCGTCGAAGAGGAAGCACCAGATGAGTTGATCGATGTGGTTGAAAATACGAATGAGTGGACACAATGGCGTGACAACATTGCAATTGAGATGTACGAAGAGTGGCGAACTAGTCGTACGGAGTAG
- the LOC112790984 gene encoding coiled-coil domain-containing protein SCD2, which produces MDRRRTDSPVYARQWSVDSSSTGSSSPVMSPSHPNSRLGPSATMKHRNVAAKAAAQRLAQVMASRTAFDDDDDDDEDDDDLVFRAPRRPSLSSHSNNGTSSKNGFNSMAIPPISASRPNRSPSPALGRNFLDHNVSVRSTSAGRPAVSVRSTSIVPPSKSTIQTPMAVPPIDPPTNRTRDKRFPLDIRQHKPTDSGNQREASALRDELDMLQEENETILEKLRYTEQKREEVEARARELEKQVASLGEGVSMETKWVARKEAALRQREAALKAAQQAQGGREEEMNALRVEIQNLKDDTAAAAEQQKEAEVEAKALRTMTQRMILTQEEMEEVVLKRCWLARYWGLAVKHGICADVAISKHEYWSSLAPLPFEIVISAGQKAKEESWNKSSDDPDRSKPVRDLSDLAGEGNIESMLSVEMGLRELASLKVEDAVVLALGQHKRPNIVRHSILDSKSPGDPKFVEAFELSDEEAEDVLFKEAWLTYFWRRALFYGVEDDIAEERLQFWISRSGQSPTSHDAVDVERGLLELRKLGIEQQLWETSRKEIDQPPRLAVDSHQPPGLAVDSDKLSIKSDASS; this is translated from the exons ATGGATCGGAGAAGAACCGATAGTCCGGTTTATGCGCGCCAGTGGAGCGTCGACTCCAGTAGCACTGGCTCCTCGTCGCCGGTCATGTCGCCGTCTCATCCTAACTCGCGTCTCGGTCCCTCCGCCACCATGAAGCATCGTAACGTTGCCGCGAAAGCGGCCGCACAACGTCTTGCTCAGGTCATGGCTTCCAGGACGGCCtttgacgacgacgacgacgacgacgaagaCGACGATGATCTCGTGTTCCGTGCTCCGAGGCGtccttctctctcttctcactCTAACAACGGTACCAGCAGTAAGAACGGCTTCAATTCCATGGCCATCCCTCCGATTTCTGCCTCTAGGCCTAATAGATCTCCATCTCCTGCG ttagGTCGGAATTTCTTGGACCATAATGTTTCAGTACGTTCAACATCAGCTGGAAGGCCGGCAGTGTCCGTACGTTCAACATCGATAGTGCCACCAAGTAAATCCACAATTCAAACTCCGATGGCTGTACCTCCAATTGATCCTCCTACCAATAGAACTAGAGACAAAAG GTTTCCATTAGATATCAGGCAACATAAGCCAACAGATAGCGGGAATCAACGTGAAGCTTCTGCACTCCGTGATGAA CTCGATATGCTACAAGAAGAGAATGAGACCATATTAGAGAAG CTAAGATATACAGAGCAAAAACGAGAGGAGGTAGAAGCTAGAGCCAGGGAGCTTGAGAAACAG GTTGCTTCTCTTGGAGAAGGTGTATCCATGGAAACCAAATGGGTGGCTAG GAAGGAAGCTGCTCTGCGTCAAAGAGAG GCTGCTCTAAAGGCTGCCCAACAAGCGCAGGGTGGGAGAGAGGAGGAAATGAATGCTCTTCGTGTTGAAATTCAG AACCTGAAAGATGATACTGCAGCTGCTGCAGAACAACAGAAAGAAGCTGAAGTGGAAGCAAAAGCACTCCGCACAATGACACAGAGAATGATTTTGACCCAAGAAGAAATG GAGGAagtagttctgaaaagatgctgGCTTGCTCGCTACTGGGGTCTTGCTGTAAAACATG GCATATGTGCAGATGTAGCAATATCGAAGCATGAATATTGGTCTTCTCTAGCTCCTCTTCCTTTTGAAATTGTCATCTCTGCTGGACAAAAAGCTAAAGAGGAATCTTGGAACAAAA GTTCTGATGATCCAGATAGAAGTAAACCTGTTCGTGATTTGAGCGATCTTGCTGGGGAAGGAAACATTGAGAGCATGCTTTCGGTGGAGATGGGTTTGAGGGAGCTTGCTTCACTTAAG GTTGAAGATGCTGTTGTTCTTGCATTAGGCCAACACAAACGTCCAAATATTGTTCGACATTCCATTTtag ATTCCAAATCACCAGGTGATCCCAAATTTGTGGAAGCATTTG AATTAAGTGATGAGGAAGCAGAGGATGTTCTTTTCAAAGAG GCCTGGCTAACGTATTTCTGGAGAAGAGCTTTATTCTATGGTGTGGAAGATGATATTGCAGAAGAGCGTCTTCAATTTTGGATTAGCCGTAGCGGGCAGTCACCAACTTCACATGATGCCGTTGATG TTGAGCGAGGTTTGCTGGAGTTGAGGAAGCTGGGTATAGAACAACAACTATGGGAAACTTCTCGGAAGGAAATCGATCAGCCACCAAGATTGGCCGTTGATAGCCATCAGCCACCAGGATTAGCAGTTGATAGTGATAAGCTTTCCATCAAGTCGGATGCATCGTCCTGA